One Thiocapsa sp. genomic window carries:
- a CDS encoding Druantia anti-phage system protein DruA, translating into MDALSGVRLSVVCEKAASRLWNGLVDRYHYLGYSPLPGAQMRYLIESDQGLLGALGFGAAAWKVGVRDAWIGWDRLQREARPGAVVNNARFLLLPWIRVQHLASKVLGLAARRVGTDFAERYGERPVLLETFVELARYRGTCYAAANWQYLGETQGRGKCDVTHRATLPRKGVFVYPLRADFRRALGVAA; encoded by the coding sequence GTGGATGCGCTCTCGGGTGTGCGCCTGAGCGTGGTGTGCGAGAAGGCGGCTTCGCGGTTATGGAACGGTCTCGTCGATCGCTACCACTACCTCGGCTACAGTCCGCTGCCGGGGGCGCAGATGCGCTACCTGATCGAATCGGATCAAGGTCTGCTCGGCGCCCTGGGCTTCGGGGCGGCGGCCTGGAAGGTCGGCGTGCGCGATGCCTGGATCGGCTGGGACCGGTTGCAGCGCGAAGCGCGCCCGGGCGCGGTGGTGAACAATGCCCGCTTTCTGCTGCTGCCGTGGATTCGCGTGCAGCACTTGGCCTCCAAGGTGTTGGGGCTCGCGGCACGGCGGGTGGGCACCGATTTTGCCGAGCGCTACGGCGAGCGGCCGGTGCTGCTGGAGACCTTTGTGGAGTTGGCGCGCTACCGCGGAACCTGTTACGCGGCGGCCAATTGGCAGTACCTGGGCGAGACGCAAGGGCGGGGCAAGTGCGATGTCACCCATCGCGCGACGTTGCCGCGCAAGGGCGTCTTCGTCTACCCGCTGCGCGCGGACTTCCGCCGCGCCTTGGGGGTGGCGGCATGA
- a CDS encoding glycosyltransferase family A protein, with protein sequence MIIPNFNVARWVGRAIRSALAQTGVPVEVIVIDDGSTDDSLAVIREFGEAILWESGPNRGACAARNRGLALSRGAYLQFLDADDELLPGKLAHQVALLASGGEAAGFVAGAFKRVDTRGMVRVVRPSSGDAWTALIEGGGALGNTCSNLWVRSALMAAGGWNLRWPASQEAELMFRLLAAGARPCVDPLPMTQVYAQPDSISNSSTHPVCSPKAWRCWTEIRIEIHEYLRRTGQWEQARRDVYQMKMISLARLYSRQDPVEAQRMLHRALGRERLAVRRPHLLYRLAFNFAGFGFAEWVRAVYGHGRGMIKPTSLPTSPLPMIRCGAGAGHRTAELVKLSPRQPQGARYSERAEAGETVWAGVERSRSGGDPRGDRPCRAGEPCRDCPAGVPGPGVDERAG encoded by the coding sequence GTGATCATCCCCAACTTTAACGTCGCACGCTGGGTGGGGCGTGCGATTCGCTCGGCGTTGGCGCAGACCGGCGTACCAGTGGAGGTCATTGTCATTGATGATGGCTCCACCGATGACAGCTTGGCCGTGATCCGTGAGTTCGGCGAGGCGATTCTCTGGGAAAGTGGGCCTAATCGGGGAGCCTGTGCGGCGCGCAATCGCGGACTGGCGCTGAGTCGTGGAGCATACCTGCAATTTCTCGATGCCGATGATGAACTTCTGCCGGGTAAGCTGGCGCATCAGGTCGCTTTGCTGGCCTCCGGGGGTGAGGCGGCCGGTTTCGTGGCCGGGGCATTCAAGCGCGTAGACACTCGCGGCATGGTGAGGGTGGTGCGGCCGTCGAGCGGCGATGCTTGGACAGCTCTCATCGAAGGCGGAGGTGCGCTTGGTAATACTTGCTCGAATCTCTGGGTGCGCTCGGCATTGATGGCGGCGGGAGGCTGGAATCTGCGCTGGCCTGCCAGCCAAGAGGCAGAGCTGATGTTTCGTCTTTTAGCGGCCGGTGCGCGTCCATGTGTGGATCCGCTACCAATGACACAGGTGTATGCTCAGCCGGACTCGATCTCCAACTCCAGCACTCACCCAGTGTGTTCACCAAAGGCATGGCGCTGTTGGACGGAAATCCGCATCGAAATTCATGAGTACCTGCGCCGCACCGGACAATGGGAGCAAGCCCGCCGGGATGTCTATCAGATGAAAATGATCTCTCTCGCAAGGCTTTACTCCCGGCAAGACCCTGTAGAGGCGCAACGGATGCTGCACCGGGCTCTAGGGCGGGAGCGTCTGGCGGTGCGGCGGCCCCACCTGCTGTATCGGCTCGCATTCAACTTTGCCGGCTTCGGCTTTGCCGAGTGGGTGCGTGCAGTGTATGGACACGGGCGAGGTATGATCAAGCCCACATCGTTACCCACATCTCCGCTCCCCATGATCCGCTGCGGGGCGGGGGCTGGACACAGAACCGCTGAGCTGGTGAAATTGTCCCCTCGTCAACCGCAGGGGGCAAGGTACAGTGAGCGAGCAGAGGCCGGAGAAACTGTGTGGGCGGGCGTTGAGCGCAGCCGATCTGGAGGTGATCCGAGAGGAGATCGGCCGTGCCGAGCCGGCGAACCGTGCCGAGATTGCCCGGCGGGTGTGCCGGGCCCTGGAGTGGACGAACGCGCTGGGTGA